The Solidesulfovibrio fructosivorans JJ] genomic interval GCAGGCGCGCTGGGTGAAGTGCTGGGCGTCGCGGGGATCGCGGCCTTTGAGGATGATTTCCAGGCCGCGGAAGAGCTGCGAGGAGCTCCAGGCGTCCTTGACCTTACCGTTTTCCACCTCGACCATGATCCGCAAGTGACCTTCGATCCGGGTAATGGGGTCGACCACGATGGGGCCGGTGAAGGTGGATTGTGGCGTGGGTTTGCTCTCAGCCATATGCTTCCTCCGTCACGAGACGTTCGGTGCTGTTGAAGGTGTCCGGGTACTGGCCGCTACAAAGGAGGGGGTTAGCCCTGCTCGTAGAACGGCGTCATGGTGTCCCAGAAGTCCGGCTCGCTGCAGCCGAGGCAGGGGTGGCCGGCCTGGACGGGCCAGTTGACCTGGTTGAACAGCACCTTGGGGCAGTTGTTGTAGGTAACGGGGCCCTTGCAGCCGAGTTCGTAGAGGCAGAAGCCTTTCTTGGCCTCTTCGGAATCGAAGGAGGGCGCGAATTCGGAGGCCTCGAAGTGGGGCAGGCGCGGACAGTTGTCGTGGACCAGCTCGCCGTAGAAGAGCTTCGGACGGCCGTTCTCGTCGAGATCCGGGATGCCCTTGGTCAGGACATGGACCACGGCGCCCACGAAGTTGATGGGGTTGGGCGGGCAGCCGGGGATGTTGATGGTCTTGACGCCGAGGGCTTCGGACACGCCCTTGGCCTGGCTGGGATTGGGTTTGGCCTTCTGGACGCCGCCGTAGGCGGAGCAGGTGCCGATGCAGATGATGCCCTTGGCCTTGGCCGCGGCCTTCTTGGTGGTCTCGATCATGGGATGGCCGGCAACCATGCCCCACTGGCCGCCGTCGATGGTGGGCAGGCCGCCCTCGACCACGAGGTAGTAGCCGTCCTTGCCTTCGAGGGCCTGGTGCAGGGCCGCCTCGGCGGCTTCGCCGGCCGCGGCCATGATGGTCTCCTGGTAATCCAGGGAGATGGTGTCGAGAATGAGCGCGTCTATATAAGGTTTGATCGTCCGGATCGCCGCTTCGGTGCAGCCGGTGCACTCGGCGTTGTGCAGCCAGACCACCGACGGACGGTGTTTGGCCGTCAATGCTTCGGCGACCTTGGGCGCGAACGCGGGGCCCATGCCCATGGCCGCGGCCACGGTGGCGCAAAATTTCATGAAGTCGCGGCGGGAGACGCCGTTTTGCACAAGCCGTTTTTCCGCATCATCCCTGCCAAGACCCACGGAAAAGTTCATAAACGTCCTCCTTTGTTTTACGAGAGGCATGGTCCGGGGCGTCCCATGATCCCCAGGCCACGTAGCATCCGTTGACCCGTTCGGCACGCGGCCGTCGCAGGCGAACCGGCCGCCGCCGCCTCTATGTGACGGACGCGTCGCGTTCCTGCGTCGCCGGGTTCGATTTCCCTTTTGCAGTTAATCACGAGTTTGTTTGAACGTCAATGGGGTTTGGCAAATTTTTCACGTGATTCAAGGGTGTTACCGGGGTGATGAGGCCGGGGAAGTAAAGGATATGAATAAAGAAATCGTATGCAGCACGTCTTACTGGGATGGGCGACTCCGTGCGTGCGGCAACCTACCGGGAAGGGCGCAGCAGGGAGTCGATGGGGCGAAGCGGCACGGCTTCGCCCCGGGCCAGCCGGGCCAGGAGAAGCAGCTCAGGCCGGTATTCGA includes:
- a CDS encoding hydrogenase small subunit, producing MNFSVGLGRDDAEKRLVQNGVSRRDFMKFCATVAAAMGMGPAFAPKVAEALTAKHRPSVVWLHNAECTGCTEAAIRTIKPYIDALILDTISLDYQETIMAAAGEAAEAALHQALEGKDGYYLVVEGGLPTIDGGQWGMVAGHPMIETTKKAAAKAKGIICIGTCSAYGGVQKAKPNPSQAKGVSEALGVKTINIPGCPPNPINFVGAVVHVLTKGIPDLDENGRPKLFYGELVHDNCPRLPHFEASEFAPSFDSEEAKKGFCLYELGCKGPVTYNNCPKVLFNQVNWPVQAGHPCLGCSEPDFWDTMTPFYEQG